The genomic segment GTGAGGAAGCGGCGAGAAGGAAGGCCGCGGAGACGGTTCTCGTGCAGGCGGGTGGCCTGGAGACCCGAGCGGTATCCTACGCGGCGCCTGTGGTCGAGGTCACGGCAGGGAGGCGCACCGTCTACCGCTACACCAATCCCCAGACTGGCCTGCAGATGACGAGCAGCGAGCCGCCTCGCTGGTATCGGCCTGGCTGCTCCAGCTACGTCGTCTTGTACGACAGGCAGGGGAAGATGGTGGGCAGCGAGCCCATTCCCCAGAACGATTACATTCTCATGGAGAGCCGTGCGCGTTCGGCGGAGACGCAGTCTCGAAACGAGGCGCTCATCGAGCAGAGCAGATCCCAGGCGGCGCAGCAGCGGGCGCGGAACGCGGAGCTGACCCAGGGGGCTCTCAACAATCGCTACCCGGGCACAGGGTACGCGCAGCCGTACAATCCTCAGCCTCGTACGGGGCGCCGAGCATTCCCGGTGTCCCGGTGCCCGGTCAGGGCGGCGGCTATGCGCCATCGATTCCCAGCATGCCCACCATGCCGATGGGGCCGTCTGTTCCGGCCGGACCTTCTGTGCCCTTCGGGCGCTAGAATGAGCCGGGCAGGCCCGCTCAGGCACCCTTCACGCAGAGAACCTGCTTGAGCACCTCCACCGCCTCCACGAGGTCTGATTGATTCGCCATGACCTCATCGATGGACTTGTAGGCCGCGGGGATCTCATCGACCACGGCCTGATCCTTGCGGCACTCGACGCCGGCGGTCTGTGCGGCCAGGTCGCTCTCGGTGAAGCGCCTTCGCGCCTCGTTGCGTGACATGCGGCGTCCCGCGCCGTGGCTGCAGGAGGTGAAGCTCTCCGCGTTTCCCTTGCCGCGCACGATGTAGCTGCGCGTGCCCATGGACCCGGGGATGATGCCGAGGTCACCTGTGCGGGCACGCACGGCTCCCTTGCGCGTGACCAGGACCTCTTCGCCGTAGTGAACCTCGTGGGCGACGTAGTTGTGGTGACAGTCGATGACCTCGCCTGTCTCGAAGGGAATGAAGTGGCCAAGCGCGTCGAGCACAGATCTCAGCATGACCTTGCGGTTGAGGCGCGCGAACTCCTGGGCCCACGACATGTCGTGGATGTAGGCCTCGTACTGCGGCGTGCCTGCCACCAGGTACGACAGGTCGGGGTCTGGCAGAGAGACGAAGAGCCGCTTCATCTCGTCTCGCGCGGTCTCGATGTGATGCTGCGCGATGAGGTTGCCCACGCCTCGCGACCCGGAGTGGAGCATGACCCACACCTCGTTGCGCTCGGACACACAGACCTCGATGAAGTGGTTGCCGCCGCCCAGGGTGCCCAGCTGGGTGGGGAACTTCCCCAGGCCCTTGAGCACCTTCGAGCCCGTGCCTTCGTGCTGACAGCGCAGCTCGATCTCTCGCGCACCGTCGACGAGCAGCGATCGATCTGCGGGCGACAGGGTGTCGAGCTTGTCGTCGCTCTTGTGGCTCGACATGCCCGTGGGCACAGCCCCTTCGATGCGGGAGCGCAGCTTCGGCAGAATGTCAGACAGCTGGGCCGGGGAGACCGTGGTGCGCACCGCAGACATCCCGCAGCCCAGATCGACGCCCACGCACGCGGGCACGATGGCCCCTCGGGTGGCGATGACGCTGCCGATGGTGGAGCCCTTGCCGGCATGCACGTCCGGCATCACGGCCAGCCACTTGAAGATGAACG from the Pseudomonadota bacterium genome contains:
- a CDS encoding RtcB family protein; translated protein: MPVLQEIRDHHAPIKVWSTDVDPLARQQLVQTACLPFIFKWLAVMPDVHAGKGSTIGSVIATRGAIVPACVGVDLGCGMSAVRTTVSPAQLSDILPKLRSRIEGAVPTGMSSHKSDDKLDTLSPADRSLLVDGAREIELRCQHEGTGSKVLKGLGKFPTQLGTLGGGNHFIEVCVSERNEVWVMLHSGSRGVGNLIAQHHIETARDEMKRLFVSLPDPDLSYLVAGTPQYEAYIHDMSWAQEFARLNRKVMLRSVLDALGHFIPFETGEVIDCHHNYVAHEVHYGEEVLVTRKGAVRARTGDLGIIPGSMGTRSYIVRGKGNAESFTSCSHGAGRRMSRNEARRRFTESDLAAQTAGVECRKDQAVVDEIPAAYKSIDEVMANQSDLVEAVEVLKQVLCVKGA